The following proteins come from a genomic window of Nostoc sp. ATCC 53789:
- the hoxU gene encoding bidirectional hydrogenase complex protein HoxU, translating to MSVKTLTVNDKLISAREEETILQAVQDAGIHIPTLCHLQGVEDVGACRLCLVEIAGSNKLQPACVTKVAEGMEVQTNSDRLQKYRRTIIEMLFAEGNHICSVCVANGNCELQDLAIEMGMDHVRLDYHFPDRKVDISHARFGVDHNRCVLCTRCIRVCDEIEGAHTWDMAGRGTNSHVITDLNQPWGTSNTCTSCGKCVNACPTGALFDKGSSVGEMKHDRAKLDFLLTAREKQQWLV from the coding sequence ATGTCAGTCAAAACTTTAACAGTCAACGACAAACTGATTAGCGCCCGTGAGGAAGAAACTATTCTCCAAGCGGTGCAAGATGCAGGGATTCACATTCCTACTTTGTGCCACTTGCAAGGAGTCGAAGATGTTGGCGCTTGTCGGCTTTGTTTAGTAGAAATTGCTGGGAGTAATAAACTCCAACCTGCTTGTGTAACAAAAGTTGCTGAGGGTATGGAAGTCCAAACAAATAGCGATCGCCTGCAAAAATATCGTCGCACCATTATAGAAATGCTATTTGCTGAAGGTAATCACATTTGCTCGGTCTGCGTAGCTAACGGTAATTGCGAATTGCAAGACTTGGCAATTGAGATGGGTATGGATCATGTGCGTTTAGATTATCATTTCCCCGATCGCAAAGTCGATATTTCTCACGCTCGCTTTGGCGTTGACCATAACCGTTGTGTTCTTTGCACTCGTTGCATCCGTGTTTGTGACGAAATCGAAGGAGCGCACACTTGGGATATGGCGGGTAGAGGGACAAATTCTCATGTGATCACTGATTTAAATCAGCCTTGGGGAACCTCAAATACTTGTACTTCTTGCGGCAAATGCGTTAATGCTTGCCCTACAGGTGCGCTTTTTGACAAAGGTTCGAGCGTCGGGGAAATGAAACACGATCGCGCCAAGCTTGATTTCCTACTTACAGCAAGAGAAAAGCAGCAATGGCTTGTTTAG
- a CDS encoding DUF3122 domain-containing protein encodes MLRRILKIFWWLLLLAILTIYIYLGLASFTSQQVIAAVMQLEDTPEEILYRSQEKLNDELGNYWQVILFKRVNSNSNKISSINLRLVGFPGSQELPHPLPLKITTDTGKVLTAPDIFLDEAPAPTIAQYDLKDVLPQLSTQELLIGIPVGKQHFINISIPKYVVQEWQEIALKS; translated from the coding sequence ATGTTACGCCGCATCCTAAAAATTTTTTGGTGGCTCCTATTGCTGGCAATATTAACAATATATATATACCTGGGTTTAGCAAGCTTCACATCTCAACAGGTAATTGCTGCTGTTATGCAATTAGAAGATACGCCAGAAGAAATCCTTTATCGCTCACAAGAAAAATTAAATGATGAATTAGGAAATTATTGGCAAGTTATTTTGTTTAAGCGAGTTAATTCTAATAGCAATAAAATATCTTCAATAAATCTCCGATTGGTGGGATTTCCTGGTTCTCAGGAATTGCCCCATCCCTTACCCCTAAAGATTACTACAGATACAGGTAAAGTATTAACTGCTCCCGATATATTCCTAGATGAAGCACCAGCACCAACCATCGCTCAGTATGACTTAAAGGATGTTTTGCCTCAATTATCAACTCAAGAATTGTTGATTGGTATACCTGTAGGTAAACAACACTTCATCAATATTTCAATCCCAAAATATGTCGTGCAGGAATGGCAAGAAATTGCATTAAAGTCCTGA
- a CDS encoding oxidoreductase encodes MTRLKLATVWLGGCSGCHMSFLDLDEWLIDLAAQVDLVYSPFADAKEYPPGVDVVLVEGAIANEDHLQMIQIVRERSHILVSFGDCAVTGNVTALRNPLGSAEPVLQRCYIEAADIHGTIPYEPGIVPTLLDRVIPVHTVVPVDIYLPGCPPSATQIKAVLEALLRGEKPRLKGREFIKFG; translated from the coding sequence ATGACTCGTTTAAAATTAGCAACGGTTTGGCTAGGCGGCTGTTCTGGCTGTCACATGTCTTTTCTCGATTTGGATGAATGGCTGATTGATTTAGCAGCACAAGTAGATTTAGTTTATAGTCCCTTTGCTGATGCTAAAGAATATCCTCCAGGGGTAGATGTGGTGCTAGTTGAGGGTGCAATTGCTAATGAAGATCACCTGCAAATGATTCAGATAGTCAGAGAGCGATCGCACATTCTTGTCTCTTTTGGTGATTGTGCTGTTACTGGTAATGTTACTGCTTTACGCAATCCTTTAGGTAGTGCCGAACCTGTTCTGCAACGTTGTTACATCGAAGCAGCAGATATTCACGGCACTATTCCCTATGAGCCTGGCATTGTACCAACCTTACTAGATCGGGTGATACCAGTGCATACAGTAGTGCCAGTTGATATTTATTTACCAGGTTGCCCACCCTCAGCAACTCAGATTAAAGCAGTGTTAGAGGCACTCTTAAGGGGAGAAAAACCACGGTTAAAAGGACGTGAATTTATCAAGTTTGGTTAA
- a CDS encoding DUF938 domain-containing protein yields the protein MTPQDARQYAPATERNREPILEILLQVLPESGTILEIASGTGEHAVFFASRLSPRLWLPTDANLELRASISAWTEHNASDNVYPPLELDVREPVWAVEKGEVTEWLNREPIVAIVNINMIHISPWSACLGLMAGAGRILKAGGILYLYGPFKQGGEHTAASNAAFDEYLHTQNQEWGVRNLDDVVAEARAEHFILKQIYQMPANNLSVVFERAANE from the coding sequence ATGACACCACAAGACGCACGACAATACGCACCAGCAACTGAGCGCAACCGAGAACCAATTCTAGAAATACTTTTGCAGGTATTACCCGAAAGTGGCACTATTTTAGAAATAGCAAGTGGTACTGGTGAACACGCAGTCTTTTTTGCATCCAGGCTAAGTCCTCGCCTGTGGCTACCAACAGATGCAAATTTAGAGTTACGAGCCAGCATTAGTGCATGGACTGAACACAATGCCTCTGATAATGTTTATCCACCGCTTGAGCTAGATGTTAGAGAGCCAGTTTGGGCAGTGGAGAAAGGGGAAGTAACTGAGTGGCTTAATAGGGAGCCAATAGTTGCGATAGTCAATATTAATATGATTCACATTTCACCGTGGTCAGCCTGTTTGGGGCTAATGGCAGGGGCAGGCCGTATCCTAAAAGCAGGAGGTATCCTCTATTTATATGGGCCCTTCAAACAAGGTGGAGAACATACAGCAGCGAGTAATGCAGCTTTTGACGAATATTTACACACCCAAAACCAGGAGTGGGGCGTGCGGAACTTGGATGATGTAGTGGCAGAAGCTAGGGCAGAACATTTCATCTTGAAACAAATTTACCAAATGCCAGCCAATAATCTTTCAGTAGTGTTTGAACGTGCCGCTAATGAATAA
- a CDS encoding Photosystem Q(B) protein 1, translating into MSTIVQPQREFNFFDFWDSFCRWITSTENRIYIGWFGVLAIPTLLAATTCFILAFIAAPGVDMDGIREPIMGSLMDGNNLITAAVVPTSAAIGLHFYPIWDAASMDEWLYNGGPYQLIVLHFLIGIWCYLGRFWELSYRLGMRAWIAIAYSAPVIAATSVLLVYPIGQGSFSDGLPLGITGTFHFMLAFQGDHNILMHPFHMLGVAGIFSGALFSSLHGSLVTSTLIRKTDDNESINAGYKLGQKKFTYKYLAGHSSFLGRLLIPIFASKNHRAFHLLLAAFPTIGIWFAAMGVCSMAFNINGLNFNHSILDSRGEVIRTNADILNRANLGINAMHAPNVHNFPLVLSSGQPIPVS; encoded by the coding sequence ATGAGTACCATTGTTCAACCTCAAAGAGAATTTAATTTTTTTGATTTCTGGGATAGTTTTTGTCGCTGGATTACTAGTACAGAAAATCGGATTTATATCGGCTGGTTTGGTGTGTTGGCGATTCCCACCTTATTGGCTGCCACCACCTGTTTTATTTTGGCTTTTATTGCCGCTCCCGGCGTAGATATGGATGGCATTCGTGAGCCAATCATGGGTTCACTGATGGATGGTAATAACTTAATTACAGCCGCAGTTGTACCGACCTCTGCTGCCATTGGTTTGCACTTTTATCCGATCTGGGACGCGGCATCAATGGATGAATGGCTCTACAATGGTGGGCCATATCAATTAATTGTGCTGCATTTTCTTATTGGTATTTGGTGCTATCTAGGGCGATTTTGGGAACTGAGCTATCGTTTGGGAATGCGCGCCTGGATAGCAATTGCCTATTCTGCACCCGTCATCGCTGCTACTTCCGTTTTGCTAGTTTATCCTATTGGTCAAGGTAGTTTTTCTGATGGTTTACCTTTGGGAATCACTGGAACTTTCCACTTTATGTTGGCTTTCCAAGGTGATCACAATATCCTTATGCACCCGTTTCACATGTTGGGTGTAGCAGGTATATTCAGTGGCGCACTATTTAGTTCTTTACATGGTTCTTTGGTGACTTCAACACTCATTCGAAAGACCGATGACAATGAATCAATTAATGCCGGATATAAGTTGGGTCAGAAGAAATTTACCTACAAGTACTTAGCAGGACACTCTAGCTTTTTGGGACGGTTGTTGATTCCTATCTTTGCTAGTAAAAATCATCGTGCTTTCCATTTATTATTAGCAGCATTCCCAACGATAGGTATTTGGTTTGCAGCGATGGGTGTATGTTCGATGGCGTTTAATATCAATGGGTTGAACTTTAATCATTCCATCTTAGATAGTCGGGGTGAAGTAATTAGAACCAATGCTGATATCCTGAACCGTGCCAATCTGGGTATAAATGCAATGCACGCTCCTAACGTCCATAATTTCCCTTTAGTTTTGTCTAGTGGTCAACCTATTCCAGTTAGTTAA
- a CDS encoding Ni/Fe hydrogenase subunit alpha — protein MKKVIINPVTRIEGHAKISIYLDDTGQVSDARFHVTEFRGFEKFCEGRPLWEMPGITARICGICPVSHLLASAKAGDRILAVTIPKAAEKLRRLMNLGQIIQSHALSFFHLSAPDLLLGMDSDPKKRNVFGLIAAEPELARGGIRLRQFGQEIIEQLGGRKIHPSWAVPGGVREPLSIEGRTHIQNRIPEARTIILDALGRFKDLLNDYQREVQTFGNFPSLFMGLVTPDGLWENYDGHIRFVDSAGNIIADKLDPTHYQEFIGEAVQPDSYLKSPYYRPLGYPDQSDHCRLDSGIYRVGPLARLNICSHIGTPLADTELREFRDRGQGTVTSSFFYHYARLIEILACIERIEIIIDDPDLMSKKLRADAGINQREGVGVSEAPRGTLFHHYQVDENGLLQKVNLVIATGQNNLAMNRTVAQIARHFIHGSEIAEGMLNRVEAGIRAFDPCLSCSTHAAGQMPLHIQLIGTDGNIVNEVWRD, from the coding sequence ATGAAAAAAGTAATCATCAACCCAGTTACCCGAATTGAAGGACACGCCAAAATCAGTATTTATCTGGATGATACAGGACAAGTGAGCGATGCTCGTTTTCATGTCACAGAATTTCGTGGTTTTGAAAAGTTCTGCGAGGGTCGCCCTTTGTGGGAAATGCCAGGAATTACGGCGCGAATTTGTGGGATTTGTCCGGTAAGCCATTTGTTAGCATCAGCAAAGGCAGGCGATCGCATCCTTGCAGTTACAATTCCCAAAGCTGCGGAAAAACTGCGCCGTTTGATGAATTTGGGACAAATTATCCAATCCCACGCCCTGAGTTTTTTCCACCTCAGCGCCCCAGATTTATTATTAGGAATGGATAGCGACCCCAAAAAACGCAATGTATTTGGCTTAATTGCAGCCGAACCAGAATTAGCGCGTGGCGGAATTCGCTTGCGTCAATTTGGACAAGAAATTATCGAACAATTGGGAGGGCGAAAGATACATCCATCATGGGCAGTTCCTGGTGGTGTCCGCGAACCCTTATCGATAGAAGGACGCACCCATATTCAAAACCGCATTCCAGAAGCACGCACCATAATATTAGATGCACTTGGTAGATTTAAAGACTTACTCAATGATTATCAAAGAGAAGTGCAAACTTTCGGGAATTTTCCTAGTTTATTTATGGGTTTAGTCACTCCTGATGGTTTGTGGGAGAACTACGACGGACATATTCGTTTTGTAGACAGCGCGGGAAATATTATTGCCGATAAACTTGATCCAACTCATTATCAAGAATTTATTGGTGAAGCAGTTCAACCAGATTCCTATTTAAAGTCTCCTTACTATCGCCCTTTAGGTTATCCTGACCAGAGCGACCATTGTCGTTTAGATAGTGGTATTTATCGGGTAGGGCCGCTAGCACGCCTGAATATTTGCAGTCATATTGGTACGCCTTTAGCTGATACAGAATTGAGAGAATTTAGAGACAGAGGTCAAGGCACTGTCACTTCATCATTTTTCTATCACTACGCCCGGTTAATTGAAATTCTGGCTTGCATTGAACGCATAGAAATTATAATAGATGACCCAGATTTAATGTCTAAAAAATTGCGTGCTGATGCTGGCATCAACCAACGAGAAGGAGTAGGTGTAAGTGAAGCACCACGCGGTACATTATTTCACCATTATCAAGTTGATGAAAATGGGTTACTTCAGAAAGTAAATTTAGTAATTGCCACAGGTCAGAATAATTTAGCAATGAATCGTACAGTCGCGCAAATTGCCCGACATTTTATTCACGGTTCAGAAATTGCTGAAGGGATGTTAAACCGCGTTGAGGCGGGAATCAGAGCTTTTGATCCTTGTTTGAGTTGTTCAACTCATGCGGCAGGACAAATGCCTTTGCATATTCAATTAATTGGGACAGATGGGAATATTGTAAATGAAGTTTGGCGAGATTAA
- a CDS encoding J domain-containing protein, with protein sequence MARKKSSPLQSTEVTPLALSQLHIRLEFLEAEHKSLLKQIKRKRTELNNFVEQMRTFATEIFHQASPHVQKMAELDRDIHALFDEIFTTRKFGKQTIKNIEAVYLELQLTGIISPNANRKQFNTELNELFNNSESESDFSEEAAEDSHQYWQAQQSVESPSVARTEDKRKIRETFLRLAEIFHPDKTRDSETQIYHTEIMKSINKAYQEGDLARLLEIERIQQVGEVIDLNNEDDLTRKCRTIEQQNQILVTQYENLKLELRLVKNTPEGTMVSDSRKAAKKGIDSMSLMLKTIESQINVISQIRDFVKDFREQKITIKEFLGGPPTPHSLDEEIMEDILEQMLSELMR encoded by the coding sequence ATGGCTCGTAAAAAATCATCTCCATTACAATCAACTGAAGTAACTCCATTAGCCCTCTCTCAATTACATATCCGCTTGGAGTTTTTAGAAGCAGAACACAAATCGCTACTTAAACAGATTAAGAGAAAGCGAACGGAATTGAACAATTTTGTCGAGCAAATGCGAACTTTTGCCACAGAAATATTTCATCAAGCTAGTCCCCACGTTCAAAAAATGGCTGAGTTAGACCGAGATATTCATGCTCTATTTGATGAAATTTTTACCACTAGAAAGTTTGGGAAACAAACCATCAAAAATATAGAGGCAGTTTACCTTGAACTCCAGTTGACAGGGATTATTAGTCCAAACGCGAATCGTAAACAATTCAATACAGAGTTAAACGAACTATTTAATAATTCCGAATCCGAATCAGATTTTTCAGAGGAAGCGGCTGAAGATAGCCATCAATATTGGCAAGCACAACAGTCTGTGGAATCTCCCTCTGTAGCGAGAACAGAGGATAAGAGAAAAATTCGGGAAACATTTCTCAGATTAGCTGAAATCTTTCACCCTGATAAGACAAGAGACAGCGAGACACAGATATATCATACAGAAATCATGAAATCAATTAATAAAGCTTACCAAGAAGGAGATTTGGCAAGACTTTTAGAAATTGAGCGAATTCAGCAGGTGGGAGAAGTTATTGATCTTAATAACGAGGATGATTTAACTCGCAAATGTCGAACTATAGAACAGCAAAATCAAATTCTCGTCACTCAATATGAAAACTTGAAACTGGAACTACGTTTAGTAAAAAATACTCCAGAAGGAACTATGGTAAGTGATTCTCGTAAAGCTGCGAAAAAAGGCATTGATTCTATGTCTTTGATGCTAAAAACAATAGAATCTCAAATAAATGTTATTTCTCAAATCCGGGATTTTGTCAAGGACTTTAGAGAGCAGAAGATTACTATCAAAGAATTTCTCGGTGGGCCACCAACCCCACACTCCTTAGACGAAGAAATTATGGAAGATATTCTTGAACAGATGTTGTCAGAATTAATGAGATAG
- a CDS encoding transposase yields MENISQWVGIDVSKATLDVYIRPMGKALKVANTEVEISHLVEQLKSFDLNLIVLEATGGLETELIIQLQAALLPVALINPRLGRDFAKATGRLAKTDAIDAQILAHFGEAMKPQVLAIESETARQLGELISRRRQLVEMQTAEKNRRARARGKALADIEAHIEYLEERLKQLNQQIQELTQNNQQWIDKVNLLKTTPGIGQVISTTLVSDLPELGQLTAKQISRLVGVAPINHDSGQHKGKRMINGGRAHVRATLYMGAVVAMRHNPVIKAFYQRLVERGKSKKLALTACVHKMLVILNAMVRDNLPWCLTDNFKPIVNV; encoded by the coding sequence ATGGAAAATATTTCTCAATGGGTAGGCATTGATGTGAGTAAAGCAACTCTCGATGTTTATATCCGTCCAATGGGTAAAGCATTGAAAGTTGCTAATACAGAAGTAGAAATATCTCATCTAGTAGAACAACTCAAATCATTTGATTTAAATCTGATTGTGTTAGAAGCAACAGGAGGATTAGAAACAGAACTTATTATCCAATTGCAGGCAGCACTTTTACCAGTAGCATTAATTAATCCACGCCTTGGAAGAGATTTTGCGAAAGCCACAGGTCGGTTGGCAAAAACTGATGCTATTGATGCACAAATTTTGGCACACTTTGGGGAAGCAATGAAACCCCAGGTGTTAGCAATTGAATCTGAAACAGCGCGTCAACTGGGCGAATTAATTAGTCGCAGAAGACAGTTAGTCGAGATGCAGACTGCTGAGAAAAATCGTCGGGCGCGTGCCCGTGGTAAAGCATTAGCAGATATTGAGGCTCATATTGAATATCTTGAAGAGCGTCTCAAACAGCTCAATCAACAAATTCAGGAATTGACGCAAAATAATCAACAATGGATTGATAAAGTCAATTTACTCAAAACTACTCCTGGTATTGGTCAAGTTATTTCTACTACCCTCGTTTCTGACTTACCAGAACTCGGTCAATTAACTGCCAAACAAATCTCTCGTTTAGTTGGTGTTGCACCGATCAATCATGATAGTGGTCAACACAAAGGTAAGCGGATGATTAATGGTGGTCGTGCCCATGTTCGAGCGACTCTTTATATGGGTGCTGTGGTTGCTATGCGTCATAATCCCGTTATCAAAGCCTTTTATCAGCGCCTTGTCGAACGTGGTAAATCCAAAAAATTGGCCCTAACTGCTTGCGTTCATAAGATGTTAGTCATTTTAAATGCAATGGTTCGAGATAATTTGCCTTGGTGTCTAACTGACAACTTTAAACCAATTGTCAATGTTTAA
- a CDS encoding hydrogenase maturation protease, producing MSTTGYAYAIGYGNELRSDDGIGQRVAKALHLSNVKSLAVHQLTPELAEALAHADLAIFIDACFTSESSQVQVQSLSSESFNIIAGHTADPRSLLALTQALYNRCPQAWWIKVPGVNFELGYSLSPFAEIGVAIALQKITQIIDENFSLLL from the coding sequence ATGTCTACGACGGGCTACGCCTACGCAATTGGCTATGGTAATGAGTTGCGTAGTGATGATGGCATTGGGCAACGAGTAGCTAAGGCGTTGCATCTATCAAACGTGAAATCTCTGGCTGTCCATCAACTCACCCCTGAACTTGCTGAAGCTTTAGCCCATGCTGATTTGGCAATCTTTATCGATGCTTGTTTCACCTCTGAAAGTTCCCAGGTACAGGTACAATCGCTTTCATCTGAATCTTTCAACATTATTGCCGGACATACAGCCGATCCGCGATCGCTCTTAGCTCTCACTCAAGCACTTTATAATCGTTGTCCACAAGCTTGGTGGATAAAAGTACCAGGAGTAAATTTTGAATTAGGCTACAGCTTATCACCATTTGCTGAAATTGGAGTAGCGATCGCTTTACAAAAAATTACCCAAATTATAGACGAAAATTTCAGCTTACTTCTTTAA
- a CDS encoding carbohydrate-binding module family 14 protein, translating into MWVAINPALAADSKSPAPATDSNSTALAGDCTEVGFFPNEQDCTKFFRCVDFGDGRDLTKFDFDCGPGTVFDDRYDTCNHAWALPSDSTCYKPMESMK; encoded by the coding sequence ATGTGGGTCGCCATCAACCCTGCACTCGCTGCTGATAGCAAAAGTCCTGCACCTGCTACGGATAGCAACAGCACTGCACTGGCTGGCGATTGTACTGAGGTGGGATTTTTTCCCAATGAGCAGGACTGCACCAAATTCTTCCGTTGCGTAGATTTTGGCGATGGTAGAGACTTAACAAAGTTCGACTTTGACTGTGGGCCGGGGACTGTTTTCGATGACCGATACGATACCTGTAACCATGCTTGGGCGCTCCCTTCCGATTCTACATGCTACAAGCCTATGGAAAGCATGAAATAG
- a CDS encoding TspO/MBR family protein: MNQSNNSGILEQFVNTVMGVKAGNQQQYRDTSIATTQELDVRAILVYTLGTILQIVVMILVLLGMEKIVMLIDSNSSFPSWFSTLLTGLFFALLSIRSRIFSLLDNTRSRQTYDQVIRPRWSPPPLVFPIVWMIIAVLRVISSVLVWQQMNHQFLVLPLILFVVHLALGDTWNTIFTVERRLGAAVPVVILGPWLSAVVVTAIYWQTNPVAGMTLSFSCVWLTVAAVLVFRIWQLNGSEPLYPLKLKPLEK, encoded by the coding sequence ATGAATCAATCCAATAATAGTGGAATCCTTGAACAGTTTGTCAATACAGTGATGGGAGTAAAAGCTGGGAATCAACAACAGTATCGAGATACATCAATAGCTACTACACAAGAACTAGATGTCAGAGCAATTTTAGTTTATACACTAGGAACTATCCTACAAATAGTAGTTATGATTCTCGTCTTACTGGGAATGGAAAAAATAGTAATGTTAATTGATAGTAATTCTTCTTTTCCCAGTTGGTTTAGCACTTTATTGACTGGATTATTTTTTGCTCTCTTAAGTATCCGTTCCCGAATTTTTTCTCTTTTAGATAATACCCGTTCTCGTCAGACTTATGACCAGGTAATTAGACCAAGATGGTCTCCTCCACCTTTAGTATTTCCCATTGTTTGGATGATAATTGCCGTTTTGCGGGTAATTTCTTCTGTATTGGTTTGGCAGCAAATGAATCATCAATTTTTAGTGCTGCCTTTAATTTTGTTTGTGGTACATCTGGCTTTAGGGGATACTTGGAATACGATTTTTACTGTAGAACGGAGATTAGGTGCTGCTGTTCCTGTAGTTATTTTAGGCCCTTGGTTATCTGCTGTAGTAGTGACGGCAATTTATTGGCAAACTAATCCTGTAGCGGGAATGACTTTATCATTTTCTTGTGTATGGCTAACTGTAGCTGCTGTATTGGTATTTAGAATTTGGCAATTAAATGGATCTGAGCCATTGTATCCTTTAAAACTAAAACCTCTGGAGAAATAA
- a CDS encoding CBS domain-containing protein, with protein sequence MLKASDIMTRDVATIHSSATVAEAVRLLRARDWKALVVDRRHEHDAYGMITEKDIVYKVIAYGKDPFSVRVHEVMTKPCIVVNPELALEYVARLFADHNLQRAPVIQGELLGIISLVDILANSSFLEQPHTFLLEQQLQDEIQKARVICDRQGIHSEECAVVWDAIEELQAEIAHQRAEKVVKTAFEEYCDEYPEAKGIYDNWSSSLPTQKC encoded by the coding sequence ATGTTGAAAGCATCTGACATTATGACTAGAGATGTTGCTACAATTCACAGTTCAGCAACAGTGGCTGAAGCAGTTAGACTCTTGAGAGCAAGGGACTGGAAAGCGCTGGTTGTAGATCGCCGCCATGAACACGATGCCTACGGCATGATTACTGAAAAGGATATTGTATATAAAGTGATTGCTTATGGTAAAGATCCCTTTAGTGTGCGTGTTCATGAAGTGATGACCAAGCCTTGTATCGTTGTCAATCCTGAACTTGCCTTAGAATACGTAGCGCGGTTATTTGCTGACCATAATTTGCAGAGAGCGCCCGTTATTCAGGGCGAACTACTGGGTATCATTTCCCTGGTTGACATTCTAGCTAATAGTAGCTTTCTTGAGCAACCCCATACTTTCCTGCTAGAACAACAACTTCAGGACGAAATTCAAAAAGCTCGTGTCATTTGCGATCGCCAAGGTATCCATTCAGAAGAATGTGCTGTTGTTTGGGATGCGATCGAGGAATTACAAGCCGAGATCGCACATCAAAGGGCCGAGAAAGTCGTGAAAACAGCCTTTGAAGAATACTGCGACGAATATCCAGAAGCTAAAGGAATTTATGACAACTGGTCTAGTAGTCTGCCAACCCAAAAATGCTAA
- a CDS encoding ABC transporter permease, with amino-acid sequence MIVLLIVPPTVQLLLYGFALNPDVHNLRLGVIDYANVSASRELVSAMTSNHTFNLESVPTSEKDLSRQVEEGKLDVGLIIPPNFPRQLAKKSAEIQVFIDGVNANTAGIAANYVNQIIQQYSFSLVQGQVSPPVSTEVVFLYNPGLTSSWFFVPGVMGLVLTLIGTLVSAVTVCTRERYRNFRAIVNDSL; translated from the coding sequence TTGATTGTTTTATTAATTGTGCCACCAACAGTACAATTATTGCTTTACGGATTTGCACTCAACCCGGATGTCCATAATTTACGACTGGGTGTAATTGACTATGCCAATGTCTCCGCCAGTCGAGAACTAGTTTCAGCAATGACATCCAATCATACTTTTAACTTAGAATCTGTACCAACAAGTGAAAAAGATTTAAGCCGTCAAGTAGAAGAAGGTAAGCTAGATGTAGGACTAATAATTCCACCAAATTTTCCCCGCCAACTAGCTAAAAAATCAGCAGAAATTCAAGTATTTATCGATGGAGTGAATGCAAATACAGCCGGAATTGCTGCTAACTATGTTAATCAGATTATCCAACAATATAGTTTCAGTTTGGTACAGGGTCAAGTCAGTCCGCCAGTTTCAACCGAAGTCGTTTTTCTTTACAATCCTGGACTAACAAGTAGTTGGTTTTTCGTACCGGGAGTTATGGGTTTAGTCCTGACATTAATCGGTACATTAGTATCAGCAGTAACTGTATGTACGCGAGAAAGATACAGGAACTTTAGAGCAATTGTTAATGACTCCCTCTAG
- a CDS encoding ABC transporter permease has protein sequence MTPSSNWEILLAKIIPLAFLLMGDVLLALTLGTVVFSLPFRGSFLLFLALSSMYVFVGISLGIMLATICGSQQQVLLTSFFINLPMIQTSGAISPIESMPPLFQFLSLLNPLRHYITIVRGILLKGVGLDVLWLNVLALLGFAIVLLTISVHKFRSQLS, from the coding sequence ATGACTCCCTCTAGCAACTGGGAAATTTTATTAGCTAAAATTATCCCGTTGGCATTCCTACTCATGGGAGATGTGCTACTAGCTTTAACCTTGGGAACAGTCGTATTTAGCCTACCCTTTCGTGGGAGTTTCCTGCTCTTTCTCGCTTTATCAAGTATGTATGTATTTGTGGGAATTAGTTTAGGAATTATGCTAGCAACTATCTGCGGTTCTCAACAACAAGTATTACTCACATCTTTTTTTATAAATTTACCAATGATCCAAACTTCTGGGGCAATATCTCCTATTGAATCCATGCCTCCTTTATTTCAATTTCTCTCTTTACTTAATCCACTTCGTCATTACATTACTATTGTTAGAGGTATTTTACTCAAAGGAGTTGGTTTAGATGTGCTGTGGTTGAATGTTCTCGCATTGCTTGGTTTTGCTATTGTTTTATTAACTATTAGTGTTCATAAATTTCGGAGTCAGTTAAGTTAA